CAAGGGTGCCGCCGGACAGCAGATAGCCCAGCGCACGCCACGGCCAGACGGTGAGTGGGAAGCGCAACGGGGCGTGGCTGAGGGCTTCCAGGACATTTCGCGAGATCACCACACGACCGTAGCCGCGACCTGCGGGGCCGGGCAGTAGTGCCAGGTGTAGTACGAGGACTAGCCCAAGGGCTGGTGTGCCGAGAGGGTCTCGCGTCGTCTGCTGGAGTCATGACCGAACAGACCACAGGGCAGGCCGCCGAGCGAGCTCCCGACCAGGCCCTCGTACCGCCCGTCGAGCTGCGCGGCGTCACCACGCGGTACGGCGAGGGCGAACGTGCCGTCACCGCGCTCGACAACGTCACTCTCAACTTCGCGCACGGCACGATGACCGCCGTCATGGGCCCCTCCGGCTCCGGCAAATCCACGCTGCTGCACTGCGCGGCAGGGATAGAACGGCCCACGCGAGGCGAAGTACTCGTCGCCGGGACGGAGTTGGGGCGTCTGGATGAGAACGCACTGACCTTGCTGCGCCGCGAGCGGGTCGGGTTCGTCTTCCAGGCCTTCAACCTCGTTTCCGCTTTGACGGCTGCCCAGAACGTGGAGCTGCCACTGCGGCTCGCCGGCCGCCGTGCCGAGTCCGGCGAGGTGATCGCGGCTCTGGAACGCTTCGGTCTGGGCGAGCGCGCCGGGCACCGGCTCAGCGAGCTGTCCGGCGGTCAGCAGCAGAGGGTAGCGCTGGCCCGTGCCGTGATCACGCGTCCAGCCGTGCTCTTCGCCGATGAGCCCACCGGCGCGCTGGACACCCACACCTCGCGCGGCGTGCTGCGGCTGCTGCGTGAACTCGTCGATGTGCACAGCCAGACGGTGGTGATGGTCACCCACGACCCGGCAGCCGCCGCCTACGCGGATCGTGTGGTGCTGCTCGCCGACGGCAGACCCGTGAGCGAGCTGAGCGGCAGCGAGGGAGCGGAGGCCATCGCTGCGAAAATGGCCGCTCTGGAGGGGGCGGCTCAGGACAGGGCCGCCCCGGTGCCCGAAGCCACCTCTGCCTCCTTGCGTTCTGGTGGCCGAGGGACGGTGCGAGCGTGATCAGTCTGGCGACCGTGCGTGAGCGGTGGGCCTCCTTCCTGGGCTCGTTCGTGGCTGTCGCGCTGGGCGTCGCCGTTGTGACGATGAGCGCGCTGATCCTGCTGTCCGGTGGCACTGGCGTGCCCGAACGCCTCGCAGGCGCACCCGTGTTGGTGCGCGCTCCGGCGGGGGAGCAGGCAGGGGCGCAGTTCGCGGAGAACCCGCCCTGGGCACCCACACGCGCCAAGGAACTGCGGCAGAAGCTGGCCGGGCTGCCCGGCGTACGCTCAGCCGTCGCCGACCGGTCCTTCTATGCCCAACTGCCAGGCATCAAGCAGGGCGCGGGCGAACGGCAGGGCCACGGATGGTCCTCGGCCGCGCTCGCCTCCTACGGACTGCACGAGGGCCAGGAACCCTCGGCGCGCGACGACATCGTCCTGGACCGTGCCCTCGGTCACGGCCCTGGCGACCGCATCACCGTGCTCACCGCCGGCGGCCCCCAGCGCTTCACCGTATCGGGCACGCTGAAGGGGCCCGGCTATTACGTCACCGATGCCTGCGCCACTGACCTGACCGGCGGGATACGCGTCATCGGCCTCACCCTGGAGCAGGGCGCCTCAGCCCCGGCCGTCGCATCCGCTGCCGAGCGGGCCGTGAGCGCCGCAGGAGGTGGGGGAGAGGTACTCATCGGCGAGGACCGCGACAAACTGGCGCCCCGGCAGGATGAGATGACCCGCTGGATCGGCGCCCAGGTCCTCACCGCCATGGCCGCGCTGTCCGCCTTCGTGACCGTCTTCATCGTCTCCTCGGCCTTCGCGTTCACAGTGGCGCAGCGCCGCAGGGAGTTCGGGCTGCTGCGCACCATCGGAGCAACTCCGAAACAACTGCGCCGGATGGTCTGCGCGGAGGCGCTGACGGTGGGCGCGCTCGGCGCTGCGGTTGGTGCGCTCGCCGGACTGGCGCTCGCGCCCTCGGCCGCTCGGGTACTGGTGGACGCGGGCCTCCAGCCGGACGGCTTCGCCGTGCAGGCCCGATGGTGGGTGCCGTGCGTGGCGCTCCTGCTGGGTGCCGCCGTCGCGCTGGCCGGAGCGTGGTCGGCGTCGCGGCGTGCGGCGCGAGTGGCGCCTCTGGAAGCGATGCGGGAGGCCGCTGTTGACGAGCGGCCCATGACCCGCAGACGGTGGATCTCCGGGCTGGCAGCGATCACGGCCGGGGTGGGCTGCGCCGTGGGCACGGCTTTCTCGGGCAGCGACACGATGGTGCTGCTCGGTCTGGGCACAGCGATGGGCCTGACCACCGGGCTCACCCTGCTCATTCCGGCGCTGGTGCGCCCCGTCGTCGGGGCGCTCGCCCGCCCACTGGGCAGCCGCAAAGGGGCGACGGCACTGCTGGTGCGGGAGAACATGCGCACCGCTGTCCGCCGCACCTCCGCCACCATCGCGCCGGTGCTGGCCACCGTCACCTTCGCCGTGCTGATCACCAGCACGGTACAGACGACGGAAACCGCGGACACCGACCGGCAGGCGGCTTCCGTCCACGCGAGCGCCGCACTCGCACCGCAGGGCACCCCGGGGCTTACCGACGCGGCGACCGCCGGGTCGGGGCTTCAGGAGAACGCGCTGCTGTCCACCACGGTCTACGGCGGCAGCCGGCGGTCTCCGCTCACCGCGGCAGGTGTCTCCTCCGGTTTCCAGCGGCTCTACGGCCACCCGGCGCCGCACGCCGGCACCGTCGTGGTGACCAAGGCCGTCGCCGCCGCGCACGGGTGGAGCCAGGGGCACAGAGCGGTGCTCACCTTCGAGGACGGCCGCAGGGAGCGGCTGCGCGTGGCGGCGGTGTTGAGCGACGAGGCAGTGCCCTACCAACTGGTTCTCCCGCGCGCACTGGTCCGCACCCACGACCCCTCGGCGCTCGCGGACGTGGCCTACCGCACCACCGGGGACACACCGGTGCGCCCGGTGGGCGGGCTGGGGGCACACGAGGTCCGGGTGGAGACCTACGCCGCCTCGGCAGAAGCGGAGGAAGACCGGCTGGTGTGGATCTTCACACTGATGCTGGTCGCCATGACGGCCGGATACACCGCGATAGCTGTGGCCTCCACGCTGCTGACAGCCACGGCTGACCGGGCCGGTGATCTGCGGATCCTCCGGCTGTCAGGGGCCACCTCCCGGCAGGTGCTGAGGGCCGTGGCCGGGGAGACGGTCTGTGCGGTGGTGCTGGGTGCGGTGCTGGGGATGGTGGTGGTCATACCTGCCTTGCTGGGGATGGTTCAGGGGTTGCGCGAGAACCTGGGCGTACCAGTTGAGGCCACGGTGGCCTGGCCCTGGGTGGTCGGCGCCGTGGGTGGGTGCCTGGTGCTGGGCCTGGCCGCGAGTGTTCTTCCCGCCCACACCCTGCTGAGGGGGCCGGCCGGGAGGAGACGCTCGGCCCGCGTCGGCTAGCGCGTGATGATCCGGCTCGGGCCCGGCTCCTGTTCGGATGGGGCGTTTTCGGGGCGGGGTAGGTTGAATGGGTGAGCGAGAGTATGGAGCGTCTGAAGGCGGACTGCGAGCGGTGTACGGGGCTGTGCTGCGTGGCGTTGCCCTTCACCGCCTCAGTGGACTTCGCCGTGAACAAGCCTGCGGACCGGCCCTGCGCGAACCTGACCGCGGACCACCGTTGCGGGATCCACTCCCGGCTGCGGGAGAGCGGATTCCAGGGGTGCACCGTCTTCGACTGCTACGGCGCGGGTCAACGGCTCACCCAGCGTGCCGACCTCGCACCGGGCCCGGAGATGTTCGCGGTCTTCCGGGTGACGCGCCAGCTGCATGAGCTCCTCTGGCTCCTCACCGAGGCTTCCGAGCAGGGGCGGCACGGGCAGGCTGACGACCACGACCACGCCCCGCGCCGCCGCCCGCACCACCGGGACGACCTGGCGGCACCGTACGGGGAGGCCGCCGAGGAGGCCGGGGCGCTGCGGGAGGAGATCGACGCGCTGGTCGACGGGAGCGCGGACGCGCTGCGTGCCACCGATGTGGACGCGCTGCGTGCGCGGGCCGGGGTGGTGCTGGAGGCGGTCAGTGAGCGGGTGCGGGCACCGTTCAAGGGGCGGGATCTGCGGCGGGCCGACCTGATGGGCAGCCGGATGAAGGGCGCCCGGCTGCGTGGGGCCTCTCTGCGCGGCGCGCTGCTGATCGCCGCCGATCTCAGGGGCGCGGATCTGCGAACGGCTGACCTGCTGGGCGCGGATCTGCGGGATACAGATCTGCGCGGTGCCGACCTCACCGGCTGCCTTTTCCTGACGCAGCCGCAACTGTCCGCTGCGCGCGGTGACTCCACCACTGTGTTGCCCGCCAGGCTCACCCGGCCCGATCACTGGCCCGTCCGTCACTCGGCCGGGCAGCATGAGCCCGTGCAGCACATGGGTGGGCAGCGGCGCGGGAAGGCCACCCAGGGTGATGGCGGCGGCGGGAGGAGCGGCAGTGATCGCAGCGGGCTCACAGGACGCGGCGGGCGCGGGCGAGGAGGGCGCGGGCGCGCGGGGCACTGAACACCCCGAGCGGCCAGCCCCGGATAGCCGGGCCGAGGGGGTGGCCCCTCGTTCGGGCCCGAGCGGGACGAGTCCGGGTGCGGACATGGTCCCGGGTGCGGGTGCGGGCACGACCTCTGCTCCGGCGTCGCCCCCGTCCCCATCGTCATTGCCGTCCCCGTCCCCGTCCCCGACTCCACTTCTGCTCCCACCCCCGACCCCACCCCCGTCTGCCTGCCCGTCCGTATCCCCGCTCCCGGCCCCATCGCAGGCGCCGGTGCCAGGCTCGGCGGCGGCTTCGGGTGTCGGGGCTGGGGGGCGGGATCGGCATGGGTTGGAGATGAGTTGTGGAGGCGGGGAGAGCGAGGCGGTCCGGCTCTATGAGGGGGCCGTCGATTCGCTGCTGTTCTTCCGGGGTGATGTTGCCGAATCCGTACGTGCGTTGCGCGAAGTGGCACCGTGCGGCCCGATGGGGCATGCGTTTGCGGCCTATCTGGGGCTGTTGGGCACGGAGGCTTCGCAGGTGGCCGTGGCGCGGGAGGAGTTCGCGCGATTTCGGGCCGGAGCCGAGCAGAGCGCGTTCACCGCGCGCGAGCGGGCCCATCTCCAGGTGGCATCGGTGTGGCTCGCGGGGGACATCGAGCGTGCCGGGGCGCTGCTGCGGGAGCTGTCGGTCTCCTGGCCGCGAGATACCCTCGCGCTCGCTGTCGGACACCAGATCGACTTCTTCACCGGGAACGCGGGCTCGCTGCGCGACCGCATCGCCGGTGCCCTGTCCGTGTGGGACGAGGAGGACCCGCACTACGGGCCGCTGCTGGGCATGTTCGGGTTCGGGCTGGAGGAGTCGGGGCAGTACGCGCGGGCCGAGCAGGTGGCGCTGTCCGCCGTCGCCCGGAACGCCGGGGACGTGTGGGGCGTCCACGCCGTCGTGCACGCGTTGGAGATGCAAGGGCGGTTCGCCGAAGGGATCGGCTATCTCGACGCCCGCACCGAGGACTGGGGCGCGGGCAACATGATGGCGGTGCACAACTGGTGGCACTACGCCCTCTACGCGCTGGAGGCCGGGGACCCTGCCCGTGCGCTGGAGATCTATGACGCGAGCCTCCATCACGCCGGCTCCGATGGGCTGGCCCTCGAACTGCTGGACGCGGCGGCGCTGTTGTGGCGGTTGCATCTCGATGGGGCGCACGAGGCCATCGGGACGCGGTGGGGTCCGCTGGCCGACGCGTGGGCCGCGCGCGGCGACGGTCCGCACTACGCCTTCAACGACACCCACGCCGTTATGGCCTACCTCGGCGCGGGGCGGCTGCGCGAGGCTGAGGCACTGGTCGCCGAGCGCACCGAGTGGGCGGCCCGGCCCTGGTCGGGTGTCACCAACCACACCATGACCGGGGAGATCGGGTTGCCGGTGTGCCGGGCGCTGATCGCGTTCGCGCAGGGGCGGTACGGGCGTGCCGTTGACCTGCTGTTGCCGCTGCGTCACCGGCTTCAGTCGTTCGGCGGCAGCCACGCCCAGCGGGATGTCGTACAGCGCACCCTGGTTGAGGCGTCGCTGCGCGCCAAGCGGTTCGCGCTGGCCCGCATGCTGCTCAGTGAACGGCTGCACCTGCGACCCAGCAGCCCCTACAACTGGCTCGGTCAGGCCCGGCTGGCGGACGAGTTGGGTGAGGCCGCCGTCGCGGAGACGGCGCGTAAGAAGGCGGTGACCCTGGCGGCGCCGGGGCTCAGCGCCCTCGCCCTGCGGTAGCCTCCCGGCGACCAGCCCCCCGCAGCAGACCAGCTCTGCGGCAGACCAGCCACCCTGCTCGGGAGTCCCGGCAGACCTATCCCCGTCGTAGGCCGCGCCTTGGCGGGAGACCGCTTCTGGGCCGGCCGTCGGTGTGCCGGAGGCGGTTGATCGACGGGATCCGGCGGCGAGCGCGGAGTGGTGCCCCGC
This sequence is a window from Streptomyces sp. NBC_01775. Protein-coding genes within it:
- a CDS encoding ABC transporter ATP-binding protein, translated to MTEQTTGQAAERAPDQALVPPVELRGVTTRYGEGERAVTALDNVTLNFAHGTMTAVMGPSGSGKSTLLHCAAGIERPTRGEVLVAGTELGRLDENALTLLRRERVGFVFQAFNLVSALTAAQNVELPLRLAGRRAESGEVIAALERFGLGERAGHRLSELSGGQQQRVALARAVITRPAVLFADEPTGALDTHTSRGVLRLLRELVDVHSQTVVMVTHDPAAAAYADRVVLLADGRPVSELSGSEGAEAIAAKMAALEGAAQDRAAPVPEATSASLRSGGRGTVRA
- a CDS encoding ABC transporter permease — translated: MISLATVRERWASFLGSFVAVALGVAVVTMSALILLSGGTGVPERLAGAPVLVRAPAGEQAGAQFAENPPWAPTRAKELRQKLAGLPGVRSAVADRSFYAQLPGIKQGAGERQGHGWSSAALASYGLHEGQEPSARDDIVLDRALGHGPGDRITVLTAGGPQRFTVSGTLKGPGYYVTDACATDLTGGIRVIGLTLEQGASAPAVASAAERAVSAAGGGGEVLIGEDRDKLAPRQDEMTRWIGAQVLTAMAALSAFVTVFIVSSAFAFTVAQRRREFGLLRTIGATPKQLRRMVCAEALTVGALGAAVGALAGLALAPSAARVLVDAGLQPDGFAVQARWWVPCVALLLGAAVALAGAWSASRRAARVAPLEAMREAAVDERPMTRRRWISGLAAITAGVGCAVGTAFSGSDTMVLLGLGTAMGLTTGLTLLIPALVRPVVGALARPLGSRKGATALLVRENMRTAVRRTSATIAPVLATVTFAVLITSTVQTTETADTDRQAASVHASAALAPQGTPGLTDAATAGSGLQENALLSTTVYGGSRRSPLTAAGVSSGFQRLYGHPAPHAGTVVVTKAVAAAHGWSQGHRAVLTFEDGRRERLRVAAVLSDEAVPYQLVLPRALVRTHDPSALADVAYRTTGDTPVRPVGGLGAHEVRVETYAASAEAEEDRLVWIFTLMLVAMTAGYTAIAVASTLLTATADRAGDLRILRLSGATSRQVLRAVAGETVCAVVLGAVLGMVVVIPALLGMVQGLRENLGVPVEATVAWPWVVGAVGGCLVLGLAASVLPAHTLLRGPAGRRRSARVG
- a CDS encoding tetratricopeptide repeat protein, whose translation is MGHAFAAYLGLLGTEASQVAVAREEFARFRAGAEQSAFTARERAHLQVASVWLAGDIERAGALLRELSVSWPRDTLALAVGHQIDFFTGNAGSLRDRIAGALSVWDEEDPHYGPLLGMFGFGLEESGQYARAEQVALSAVARNAGDVWGVHAVVHALEMQGRFAEGIGYLDARTEDWGAGNMMAVHNWWHYALYALEAGDPARALEIYDASLHHAGSDGLALELLDAAALLWRLHLDGAHEAIGTRWGPLADAWAARGDGPHYAFNDTHAVMAYLGAGRLREAEALVAERTEWAARPWSGVTNHTMTGEIGLPVCRALIAFAQGRYGRAVDLLLPLRHRLQSFGGSHAQRDVVQRTLVEASLRAKRFALARMLLSERLHLRPSSPYNWLGQARLADELGEAAVAETARKKAVTLAAPGLSALALR
- a CDS encoding pentapeptide repeat-containing protein; the encoded protein is MSESMERLKADCERCTGLCCVALPFTASVDFAVNKPADRPCANLTADHRCGIHSRLRESGFQGCTVFDCYGAGQRLTQRADLAPGPEMFAVFRVTRQLHELLWLLTEASEQGRHGQADDHDHAPRRRPHHRDDLAAPYGEAAEEAGALREEIDALVDGSADALRATDVDALRARAGVVLEAVSERVRAPFKGRDLRRADLMGSRMKGARLRGASLRGALLIAADLRGADLRTADLLGADLRDTDLRGADLTGCLFLTQPQLSAARGDSTTVLPARLTRPDHWPVRHSAGQHEPVQHMGGQRRGKATQGDGGGGRSGSDRSGLTGRGGRGRGGRGRAGH